The window TCCCCAAACGCGGAGCGTTTGGGGAGGGGATATAGGGGAGGGGCGCCTTTCGTTCTATCGGGATCCCTCAACAACCGTTCGAACCAGACTGGGCGAGCCTCGGCTCGCCCACTTGACTTTTCAAGACGGTATCTCCACTCCACACCAAACGGCGGGTGCGGAGGGATCGGAAAGGATATCGCACGGACAGTCGATGTTTGTATGCAGTTTTTTTGAGGTCTGCCGCGCCAATCGGGGGGTCTCAAACCGGAGCGCCGGGCTCCTGTTCGGCAGGGCCTCCCGGAAGAGCGGCGCTCCAAAGGGCGTTGATCGACCCTTAAATCCAGCCCGCTACCATCGCAAGGCCGATCGCGACCATCAATGCTCCGACCAGGTAGCGGATGAAGCCCATGGCAGTTTTGCGCATCAGCCGGGCGCCGATCACGGCGCCGACAAAGGCAGCGACGCAGGCCGACGCGACTAACTCCCAGTTCGCAAATCCATGCCGCCAGGAGGCCGCATAGACCGGTATCCGCGCCAAGTCGACCATGATCGCGATCACGACGTTGGTCGCCACGAACGCCGTCGCGCTCAAGCCTAATTTGGTCAAGAATGCCGCTCGCAACGCGCCCTGATGCCCGGACAGGCCGCCAAAGAAGCCGCTGATCAGCCCGCCGACGGGCAGCGCTCGTCGAGAAAACGAGAGGCTCTGCAGGCGGGGGATGAGATCGAACAGCGCGAAGGCGATCATCAAGGCGCCGATGAGCCGCTTTACCTGATCGCCTTCCAGCATCAGCAGGATCTGCGCGCCGCCTATGGCCGCCAACGCGCCGGGCAGGCCGAACTTCAGCGCGATCTCCCAATCGGCCATTCGCGCCAGCAGGCCGGACTTAAAAAGGTTGTTCGCCAGGTGCACGACCGCGGTCATGGCTACGGCGGTCGCCGCGTCGAAAAAGAGGGCGAAGGCGGGCAGCAGGATCGTGCCCAGCCCGAAGCCGGATAGGAGCGTTAACAGCGAGGCGACGAGCGCGACGCTGCAGACGACAGCGTACTCCACAATCAGCGACGGATGCCCAAACTCTTCTCGGGCGTCTCTCGCGCCTCGATCGACTGCGCTAGCGCCTCGCGGAAGTCGCCCACAGCGCCTTTGT of the Armatimonadota bacterium genome contains:
- a CDS encoding sulfite exporter TauE/SafE family protein, with product MEYAVVCSVALVASLLTLLSGFGLGTILLPAFALFFDAATAVAMTAVVHLANNLFKSGLLARMADWEIALKFGLPGALAAIGGAQILLMLEGDQVKRLIGALMIAFALFDLIPRLQSLSFSRRALPVGGLISGFFGGLSGHQGALRAAFLTKLGLSATAFVATNVVIAIMVDLARIPVYAASWRHGFANWELVASACVAAFVGAVIGARLMRKTAMGFIRYLVGALMVAIGLAMVAGWI